The following proteins are co-located in the Polystyrenella longa genome:
- the ilvC gene encoding ketol-acid reductoisomerase, protein MSAKVYYEDDADLSLLKDKTIAILGYGSQGHAQAQNLRDSGCNVIIGQRKGSANYDLAVSHGFEPVSLAEATKKGDLINILLPDEVQGDLYKSEIEPNLSQGDLLLCSHGFNLHFGQVVAPKGVDTALVAPKGPGHLVRSEYEKGGGVPALIAMGEGASEESRQLALAYAKGVGGTRGGVIETSIAEETETDLFGEQVVLCGGVSALVKAGFETLVEAGYQPEMAYFECMHELKLIVDLFYEGGLNYMRYSVSNTAEFGDYTRGPRIVTEETKAEMKKILSEIQRGEFARDWLLENKANQPTFKATRRIEREHEIETVGKKLRSMMTWIDSKEV, encoded by the coding sequence ATGTCAGCCAAAGTTTATTACGAAGATGATGCTGATCTTTCCCTGTTGAAAGACAAGACAATCGCCATTCTGGGATACGGTAGCCAAGGCCACGCCCAGGCTCAAAACCTGCGCGACAGCGGTTGCAATGTCATCATTGGGCAACGTAAAGGAAGTGCGAACTACGATTTGGCTGTCAGCCACGGATTCGAACCGGTCTCCCTCGCAGAAGCGACCAAAAAAGGTGACCTGATCAACATCCTGCTCCCGGACGAAGTCCAGGGTGATCTGTACAAATCCGAAATCGAACCCAACCTATCGCAGGGAGACTTGCTCCTTTGCTCACATGGTTTCAACCTGCATTTCGGTCAGGTGGTCGCTCCTAAGGGAGTCGATACGGCTCTGGTTGCTCCTAAAGGACCTGGTCACCTCGTCCGTTCAGAATACGAAAAAGGGGGCGGAGTGCCAGCCTTGATCGCCATGGGAGAAGGTGCTTCTGAAGAATCACGTCAACTGGCTCTTGCCTACGCTAAAGGTGTCGGCGGAACTCGTGGTGGTGTGATCGAAACCTCTATCGCCGAAGAAACCGAAACTGACCTGTTCGGTGAACAAGTTGTGCTTTGTGGGGGCGTCAGCGCTCTTGTTAAAGCTGGTTTCGAAACTTTGGTCGAAGCAGGCTACCAGCCTGAGATGGCCTACTTCGAGTGTATGCACGAACTCAAACTGATCGTCGACCTCTTCTACGAAGGTGGTCTGAACTACATGCGATACAGTGTTTCCAACACTGCCGAGTTCGGTGACTACACCCGTGGTCCTCGTATCGTTACTGAAGAAACCAAAGCCGAAATGAAGAAAATTCTTTCGGAAATTCAGCGTGGCGAATTCGCCCGCGACTGGTTGCTGGAAAACAAAGCAAACCAGCCGACCTTCAAAGCGACTCGTCGCATCGAACGCGAACACGAGATCGAAACCGTGGGCAAAAAGCTCCGCAGCATGATGACCTGGATCGACAGCAAAGAAGTCTAA
- a CDS encoding UDP-glucose dehydrogenase family protein → MKIVMIGTGYVGLVTGTCFANSGNDVTCLDIDEKKIEGLKNGKIPIYEPGLTEMVIRNHKAGRLHFTTSYEESVPDADCIFIAVGTPQSDDGSANLKGLWAVVDTIAPLLADDTITIIKSTVPVGTNRKMLDRLTELTGRDNIKVASNPEFLKEGAAIEDFTKPDRVVVGVNDDRAIKRLHELYKPFLRTEQPFLSMGLESAEMTKYVANCMLATKISFINEMANLCDLVNADINDVRRGIGHDQRIGFQFLFPGVGYGGSCFPKDVRALIHVAAENNMNAEILKSVDDVNDAQKEVLYSKIKKTMGDLKGKTIALWGLSFKPRTDDIREAPSLVLIEQLLKEGVNIRVHDPVAMENVREEIGDKVEYCEHHYDTLEGADALAIVTEWSEFRNPDFDYMKHKLKQMTIFDGRNLYDPKKMTEMGFAYYGIGLKGDL, encoded by the coding sequence GTGAAAATTGTGATGATTGGTACAGGCTATGTCGGCCTGGTGACTGGAACCTGTTTCGCCAACAGCGGTAATGACGTCACCTGTCTCGATATCGATGAGAAAAAAATCGAAGGCCTAAAGAATGGCAAAATTCCCATTTATGAACCCGGTTTGACTGAAATGGTCATCCGTAACCATAAAGCGGGTCGCCTGCATTTCACCACCAGCTACGAAGAGAGCGTTCCAGATGCTGATTGTATCTTTATCGCGGTCGGGACACCCCAGAGCGACGATGGTTCCGCAAACCTGAAAGGGTTATGGGCCGTTGTGGATACAATCGCTCCCTTGCTCGCCGACGATACGATTACCATCATCAAGAGTACCGTTCCCGTGGGGACGAACCGGAAAATGTTGGATCGCCTGACCGAACTGACTGGTCGGGATAACATCAAAGTGGCATCGAATCCCGAGTTCCTGAAAGAAGGAGCAGCCATTGAAGACTTCACCAAGCCAGATCGCGTGGTCGTGGGTGTGAATGATGATCGTGCGATCAAACGACTTCACGAGCTGTATAAACCTTTCCTTCGCACCGAGCAGCCTTTCCTGTCTATGGGTCTGGAAAGCGCCGAAATGACGAAGTACGTCGCCAACTGTATGCTGGCGACTAAGATCAGCTTCATCAACGAAATGGCCAACCTCTGCGACCTGGTGAACGCAGACATCAACGATGTTCGTCGCGGTATCGGCCACGACCAGCGAATTGGTTTCCAGTTCCTGTTCCCAGGCGTGGGATACGGTGGCTCCTGCTTCCCCAAAGACGTGCGAGCCTTGATTCACGTTGCTGCCGAAAACAACATGAATGCTGAAATTCTGAAATCCGTTGACGATGTCAACGACGCTCAGAAAGAGGTCCTGTACTCGAAAATCAAGAAAACGATGGGCGATCTCAAAGGCAAAACAATCGCTCTGTGGGGCCTCTCATTCAAACCTCGTACTGACGATATCCGCGAAGCTCCCTCGTTGGTGCTGATCGAACAGCTCTTAAAAGAAGGGGTCAATATTCGAGTCCACGACCCTGTCGCAATGGAAAATGTTCGCGAAGAAATTGGCGACAAAGTCGAATACTGCGAACACCATTACGATACGCTCGAAGGTGCGGATGCCCTGGCAATCGTGACTGAATGGAGCGAGTTCCGGAATCCGGATTTCGACTACATGAAGCACAAACTGAAACAAATGACCATCTTCGACGGTCGAAACCTTTACGACCCGAAGAAAATGACCGAAATGGGCTTCGCTTATTACGGAATTGGTCTAAAAGGGGACCTGTAG